CAGAAGAGATCAGAGAGACCCCCCCCTCACCGCATCAGGTGCCCGGCCTCGTCGATCTCGCCCCTGATGATCCGCGTCGAGGAGATCCAGCGGTTGTCCTCCGCGAGCACGCAGGCGATCTGGTGGATCTCGACCATCCTCTTCCCCTTCGCCCGGCGGAGCTTGTTGATCTCCAGGGCCACCGGCAGCGTCTCCTCGGAGACCACCAGGATATCGAAGTCGGCGTCCAGGGCAGAGCCGTACCGATCGTTCAGCTCCTCGACCTCCCACCGGGTCGTTGTCCCCAGGCTCCGCACGTACTTCTCCAGCGCCGCCCTCCTCTCCTCGTACGACAGCACGGGGTGGGTCTTCCTCCCCGCGAAGGTAGGGGAGGAGAGACCAATGATCACGGTCCCGTCCGGGCCTGCAAGTTCAAAAGAGCGCGATATCAGTTTCTTGTGTCCCGCGTGCAGGGGGGAGAAGGTGCCCCCGACCATAATCTTCATTGATAGTAATGGGGAATCCATAGTATAATATGAACCACACTCTGCGCATCGGCGATGAGGTCTTCATTGCGGAAAACGCCACCCTGCTCGGCGACGTCACCATCGGCGACCGTTCCGGCGTCTGGTTCGGCGCCGTACTGCGCGGCGACCGCGACCGGATCGTCGTCGGCGCCGACTCCAATGTCCAGGACAACGCCACTGTCCATGGCAGCACCGGCCACCCAACCCTCATCGGCGACCGGGTCTCCATCGGCCACGGCGCGATCGTCCATGGCTGCACCATCTCCGACGAGGTGCTCGTGGGCATGGGCGCGATCGTGATGAACGGTGCGGTCGTCGGCGAGGGCTCGATCATCGGCGCAGGTGCCGTGGTCACCGAGGGGAAGGTCATCCCGCCGGGCTCGGTCGTGCTCGGCGTCCCGGGCAAGATCGTCAAGGAGGTCGACGAAGCGCAGCGCGAGCACATCAGGGAGAACGCGAAAGTCTACGTCGAAATGGCCGGGAGGTACAGGCGTGGCTGAGGTTGTCGTCATCGGCGGCGGGATCGCCGGTATTCAGGCCGCCCTCGACCTGGCCAACCACGGGGTCCGCGTCCACCTCGTCGAGAAAGAACCCGCGATCGGCGGCCACATGGCCCAGCTCGACAAGACCTTCCCGACAAACGACTGCTCCATGTGCATCCTCTCCCCGAAGATGGTCGAGGTGGAGCGCCACCCCGGCATCGTCCTCCACACCTGCACAGAGGTGACAGGGATCGAAGGGGAGGTCGGCACCTTCACCGTCCACCTCAGGCGCCACCCGCGGTACGTCGACGAAGAGCGGTGCAATGGCTGCGGCGACTGCACCGCGGTCTGCCCTGTCGAGGTCTACAACCGTTTCGACGCCGGGATCGGTGTGCGGAAAGCGATCTACCGCCCGATGCCGCAGGCTGTCCCCAATGTTACGATCAGGGATGCCGACCACTGCATCGACTGCGGCCTCTGCTACGAGGCCTGCGGCCGGGACGCCGTCCTCCACGACGACGAAGACAGAGAGGAGGACTTCGAACTCCCTGCCGCGAGCGTCGTCGTCACCACAGGCTACGCTACCTTCGACCCGGCCGGGAAGAGAAACCTCAGGTACCTCCAGGTCCCCGACGTCGTCACCAGCCTCCAGTTCGAGAGGATGATCAATGCCAGCGGCCCGACAGGCGGTGAGGTGCGGAGGCTCTCGAACGGCGCAGTCCCCCGAAGTGTTGCCTTCCTCCAGTGCGTCGGCTCCCGCGACATGCAGGCCGACCGCCCGTACTGCTCCTGCGTCTGCTGCATGGCCGCGATGAAGAACGCCATGCTGATCAAGGAGCACCACCCCGAGGTCGAGGTCACCATCCTGTACATGGACGTGCGGGCCTATGGCAAGGGTTACGAGGAGTACTTCAACCGTGCCGAAGCGATGGGCGTCCGCTTCCTCCGCGGCCTGCCCGGCGAGATCGCACAGACAGACGGCGGCCTGGAGATGCAGGTCGAGAACACAGAGACCGGCGCGGTCGAACTCCTGAAGCCAGACCTCGTCGTCCTCTCCGTCGGGATGGAGCCCCCGAAAGGGATGGAGGAGATTGCGGAGAACCTCGGCATCACCCTGGAAGAGACGGGCTTTGTCCATACCAGGGACGAGAAGATGAACAGCGTGGCGACGATCAGGCCGGGCATCTATGTGGCAGGGACGGCCGCCGCCCCCAAAGACATCCCTGACAGTGTAGCGATGGCCGGTGCGGCCGCGATGCGGGCGTACACCGACGTCCTGAAGGCCGGCCCATGATCCCGCGGACCATCGAGAGGGACGGGCAGGCCATCGTCTTCATCGACCAGACCCTCCTGCCGGAGAGGCTGGAGGTCGTCGCCTGCACCGACGTCGAGCGCCTCGCCATCGCGATCCGCCGCCTGGAAGTGCGGGGCGCCCCGGCCCTCGGCATCGCCGGGGCGTACGGCGTCGCCCTCGCGGCGATAACGAGCACAGAGACAGAGTACGGCCCCTTCGTCGCAGAGGTGGCGAAGGCCGCCGCTTCCCTTCGGGCCACCCGCCCGACCGCGGTGAACCTGGGCTGGGGCATCGACAGGACAATGGCAGCACTTCAGGCCACCGGGACGGTGCACGAGGCCGTTGAGGCCGCGGTGAGAGAGGCCGACACCATCGCCCGCGAGGACGAGGGGGTCTGCCGGGCCCTCGGGAAGAACGGTGCGGACCTCATCCCAGACGGCGCCCGTATCCTCACCCACTGCAACGCGGGCGCCCTCGCCTGCTCCACCTGGGGGACGGCCCTCGGCGTCGTCAGGTCGACCGTGGAGAGCGGAAAAAAAATCTCCGTCACCGCCTGCGAGACGCGGCCCCTCCTCCAGGGGGCCCGCCTCACCGCCTTCGAACTCCATGAGGACCGCATCCCTGTGCGGGTGATCACAGACAGTACCGCCGCCTTCCTGATGCAGAGGGGCGAGATCGACTGCGTCGTCGTCGGCGCGGACAGGATCACAACAGACGCCGTCTTCAACAAGATCGGCACGTACATGCACGCGGTCTGTGCCCGCCACCACGGCATCCCCTTCTATGTCGCCGCACCGGCGTCCACCTTCGATACCGGGCGCAGGGCCAAAGACGTCACGATCGAGGAGAGAAATGGCGACGAAATCGCCACATTCAATGGGAGACAGACCGTCCCGGCAGGCGTGCCCTGCACGAACTTCGCCTTCGACAGAACACCCCTCGACCTCGTCTCGGCGATCGTCACCGAACGCGGCGTCCTCCGCCCGCCATATGACAGGATGCCGGATACAGGGAATATTTAAATAATCCCCCCATATTCTCCTACCATGTTTTTCACGGCCTCGCTCTGGAACGACCTGATGATGCTCATCGGAGAGATCACGGTCTTCCTGATCGTCGGGATGCTCATCGGCTCCGTCCTTGTGATGATCGTCGCCGGCCTCTCCATCCAGAGCGGGCAGTTCTACTTCCCGCGGCTGATGAAGAGCGGGATGGTCCTCCTTGAAGGTGTGATCAAGGGTATATGCAAGTTTTTCGGTTTCGACGACAAGGAACTCATCCAGTTCTCGATCCGACTGAACAATATGATGAATACGAAGAGGTTCGCCGAGACCCCCCCGGAAAAAAGGGTGATCTACCTTCCCCAGTGCCTGCGGTCATCCCGATGCCCGGCGCATCTCACGCCCGAGGGACTGATCTGCCAGCGGTGTGGGCAGTGCGAAATCGGCAGGGAGATCGATAGATATGAAGCGATGGGGTACCGGGTCTTTATCGCCCCGGGCTCCACCCTCATCAAGAGGATGATGAAAAAATATCAGCCTGAGGCGATCGTCGGCGTCGGTTGCCTGATGGAAATAAAAGAGGGGCTCGAACTCTGTGACAGGGCCGGGGTCATCGGGATGGGTGTCGTCACGATGAAGGACGGGTGCATCGAGACGGCCCTCAACTGGGATGACCTCCATGAGATCGCTGCGATCGGGGTCACTGCGCCTGATTCGCAATGACCTTTATGTTCCTGCCGACAAGGCCCTCGCTTGAGATGCTTCCGTAGACATAGACCGTGGCCTCGCTCCTCACACCGCCGACCTTCACGCCCGGCCGCAGGATGATGTCGCCCACTGCCGAGACAGACCCCAGGACGACGTCGTCGGAGATGGTCACGTCCTCCCCGACCGTGAGCGACCCCCCGATCCTGACCCCATGACCGATCACACCCGACCGGCAGGTGACGTCCCCGCCGACGGTCGAAGAGGGGCCGAGTTCCAGACAGCCGTCGACGTCGAGGCGGCCCCAGAAATGGGTCTCTGGCGGGACGATGAAGTCTCCGGGGATGTGGACGTTCCCGTCGAAATACGATCCCTTCGGTGCGATGTAGGTGTTCCCGCGCTGATAGACCTTCATGCTGTAAACACGATCATGCCGTGCATGGGAAGAATAGTTTTCGGTTTGTTTATATGAGGGATGATGAAATCAGGCATTCGTATAAATGGTCTCCCCCCATCGACCAGCCCATAACCCCTCGATTCACCGGGCAAACCCGAGAACCCGTCTGCGTCCCTCAGAGGAGGACGGCAGCGGCCGTAAAGATGAGGAGGGAGAGGAACATCCCTTTCTTCAGGGTGGAGGTGACACGTGACGACCTGATGCAGGCCGGCGTCGTGCACCCCCGCACACCCGCGGCGCCGAGGAGGACGGCGGCATTGAGGAGGCCGATGGCAAGGAGGTACGGGAGGCCCCACCACCGGAAGACCGGGAGCATGGAGAGGACCATGGCGGCCGCGGCGAACGCAAAGGCGAGGGCGATCGTCCGGGGGATGCCAAGGACCATCGGCAGGGTCCGCGCCCCGCCGGCGGCGTCGCCCTCCACGTCCTCGGCGTCCTTGAGCACTTCCCGCGCCACCATCGCAAGGAAGGTGACCCCCGCGACAGGGAGGTTCGCCGCAAGGCCGTCCGGCCCGGCAAGGGCGCCGCCGAAGAGGAAGATCGAGGCCGAGAGATAGGCGACCGCGAGGTTGCCGACAAAGGGCATGCCCTTCAGGCGTGTGGCGTACAGCACCAGGAGGGCCGAGTTGAAGAGGGCGATCGCAAGGCAAGAGAGGTTTGTCGTCAGGGCGAGGAGGTTGCCGGCCGCAAAGAGGAGGGCGGCATAGATGAGGGCGCCCCGGCGCGAGACTTTCCCTGCGGGTATCGGCCTGTCAGGCCTGTTGACGGCGTCGATCTCCGCGTCGCAGTAGTCGTTGATGACATTCCCGGCGGCGGTGACCAGGGCGACGATCCCGATGAGGGCCGCGGACTCGGGAGTGACCGTTCCGGTGGCGATGAGGTAGCCGAGCACCCCGGCAAGCCCGGCGACGACCGAGTTGGCCGGGCGGGTGATCGAGACATAACCGTGCATTCGGAAAAGAGGTGTGAGGGGGAGGTATTTCAATACTCACACCACGGTGACGGGGATCCACCGCCTTCCCTCTACTGATCCCCGGGGGACTACTCGAAAGCCTCTGGCTTTCTCGTTGCCCCCGGACCCCCGAAATCAGGATTGGACCAGGGGAAAAAGAGCAGGAGATCTGATGAGCGGGACTGCCATCCCCGTCCTATCTTAATGGCGGGGGTCCGGGGGCGTAGTCCCCCGGTGCGAGACACCGATCCACCGTCCTTCCCTCGCTCTGATCTGGGGGGTTTCATCGAAAACTTACGGTTCGTGGCACATCGAAGATGTGCCCGAACAGGAAAATCTTCGATTCCCTGTGTTCTCAAGCTTGATGACGTTCACAGCTCCCTGAACTCGACAATCACAGATTTTCTCGACTCCCTCCGATCGTTCCCCCAGCAAGGGGTGCTTCATCTCCTCACCGCCGCGTAGCCCGCCGTCCACCCCGGCCTCGCGGGCGGGTCGGTCTCGAGCATCTCCTGCCAGGCCTCGTCGGTGAGCCTCCCGGAGAGGGGGACGGTGAACTCATAGTACGAGAAGACCGGACCGGCCGCGAGGAAAGGCCGGCCGTCAGGGTCGGGACAGGCGACGACGATCAGGTCCACATACCCGACCCCCTCTTCGAGAACGATGTTGTTGCCCGGGTCAGTGTGCACGTCGGCGACGACCGCGGTCGTCATCCCGTCCTCGTCGACACCGGCAACGAGCTGGTCGAGGGAGGCGGCAACACCCCTGATGAAGGCCTCGTCGTCAGGGGTGAGGGCCTCGCCTTCGAGTTCCTTCACCGAGATCGCCTCCAGGCGTGCGAGGACGTCTTCGAGGGAGCGGAGGCGGGATCCGGAGGTCTCGTCCAGGGCGCCGAGGTCGTCAAGGCCCTCGCGGGTCATCGCGGTGAGGGTGAGGAGGCGGTGGTAGAGGGCAGGCACAGGCTCGACGTAGCCGGCGACCTCCTGTTCGGGCGGGCGGTAGGCCATCCCCTTGCCCATCGTGTAACTCTGCTTGGCGTACAGAATGGTGTCGTGGCGGAGTTCTGTCCAGGAGGCGAGGGAGGTGGCGAGTTCCTTCTCCTGCCAGGCCGTCGTCTGCATGAAGGTCGGGTAGCCCTCCCCGAAACCGGCAAGGAGGGGTTGGAGAGTGTAGAGCCAGCCGATGGCAAGGTTCCTGTTCCACGCACTCTCGTTCTGCGGGAGTTCCCCGGCAAGACGGCCGGCGATGGCGTCATAGTGCTCGTACCGACTGTCGCCATTCTCGTCCAGGATCGCGTCGGCCCTCTCGGAGCCGAGGAGGGCCATCACGTCGAGGGCTGTCGGAATGGAGCGCTCGCCGTCATGGAGGGTAAAGGGCGTGCCCGTGCTGGTGAAATCACCGGTGTACGGGTACACGAGTTCTGAGAAGATGTACGAGTCAAGGAGGAAGCGCTGACCCATGAAACGGAACCCCTGCGTCGCATTGAGGCAGGTGCGTGCCTCTTCAGGGGTAAAGGCGATGCAGTCGGCGGTACCGCCGTAGATCGCGGGGGCGCGGTACGTGCCGAGTTCCCGCTGCAGGGCCGCCACCTGGTCCTGAGAGAGGTCGGTTTTCGGGCCGCCGAAGAGGGCGGACATCGCCGCGAGATAGTCGCGGGGGCCGAGATCGTCAGCGTAGCCTGTATAGAAGGCGGTGACCTCATAGATCCGGTCCCACCTCTCCATCAGGGCCGGGTCGTCGGCGAGGGCCGTCGAGACCTGGGCGGCGCCGATCGTCTGGACCCTCGCGTCCTCAGGGGTCACGAGGGTACCGTTGAGGAGGAAGGCCATCCGGCCGTGCCACATCATCGCCAGGAAGTAGTTCTCCAGTCTCTCCGACCGGGTGTAGTGGCCGCGAGGAAGGTACTGCGAGTAGTCCTCCTCGTACCTGAAGAGGGGCGAGGCGTCGGTGCCGGCATGGCCGCGGATCAGGAGGAGTTCGGCCTCCACGTCGGGCCTGATCTCCTCAGGGACAGCAACACCGTAGCGCTGCACGTCTCCGGCTTCAAACCCGGTGCCGGCACCGACCTGCTGTGCCTCAGGGGCGAGAAGACTGGTTGCCACGCCGAAGTACACCGCATTGCGCCGGGCCGCCTCCTTCGCCTCGCCGCTCGACTGCTCGTAGGTCTCCATCGAGATATTGAGAAGGGCGGAGTCGAGGACATACAGGTCGTCGTACAGCCTCTCCTCCTCGACCGCCCGCATCGTCTCGTCGAACTGGATATGGTAGAGGTGCAGGAGAGAGTCGGTGCTCACAAAGACCGGGACGCCCTCTTCTTTCAGGGCGGCATAGGGCCTGACCATGTCGGCGCCGCCGGGACCGAGGGGATTTTCGACGACGACGAAACCATGTGCCGCCAGGAGGGCCTCGGCCCCGGGGCCGAGGGAGAGGGCGGCGTCGACCTCCTGCCAGTTGGTGACATTCACCGTCTCAAGGGGGAGGGGGTACTGCGGCGCGGAGAGGTTCACCGCCAGAGGTGCGGGGGTCGGGTACGCGGAAAAATTCGTCTCCGGTTGGGGCGCTTCCGGGGAGGTCACGCACCCGGCAAGAAGAGCGACCGCACAGAGGAGCAGGGCAAGAAGGGCAGTCCGGTCCATGGACGATCAAAGGGCGGCAGGGCCAAAAAAAGTATGCTTCAACACGGCGCGAAAAAGGAGCGGGCTTGGGGGGATTTGAACCCCCGGCATTCAGCTTAGGAGGCTGACGCCATGTCCTGGCTAGGCCACAAGCCCAATGATACTCTCTAGTGTGGGTGCCGGGAAGGTATTAAGGTTTTGAAGGCCCACTTTTCTCCCGCAATGGAGAAGGTTCCGGTCACCGAGGGGAGGACCACGTTTTTTGCGCCGGTTCAGGATGAAAATGCCGCTTTCCCACCGGGTTCGGCTCCGATCTTTTATAACCGGAGGATGGAGGCGAACAGGGACGCCACGGTGCTCTATCTCTCGGTGATGCAGCCCTCAGACTACCTCGACGCCATGGGCGCAATGGGCGCGCGTGGCCTGCGTGTCGCCCACGAGGTCGGCATCCCGGTGACGGTCAACGACATCAGCCCCGCGGCCGCGGCCGAGATCCGGGAGAATGCCGACAGGGTCGGCGGGGAGATCGAGGTGACCTGCATGGACGCCAACGCCCTGATGAGCACGAGGAGGTTCGACGCCGTGGACCTCGACCCCTTCGGCACGCCCGCCCCCTTCACCGACGCCGCCTGCCGGAGCGCAAAACGTTTCCTCTGCGTGACCGCGACCGACACCGCCCCCCTCTGCGGGGCCCACCTGAAGGCCGGGATGCGCCGGTACTTCGCACGGCCGATGAACACCGAGTACCACCGCGAGGTGGGGCTGCGCATTCTTCTCGGCTTTGTGGCAAGGGAGATGGTGAAGTACGACCGGGGCATCACCCCGATCTTCTGCTTCGCGCACGAGCACTTCGTCCGCCTCCACCTGCGGGTCTGGGGGCGGGTCAAGAACGCCGACCAGACCATGGCCAGGATCGGCTACGTGATGCAGTGTCCGCACTGTTTCTACCGCGAGGAGCAGGCGGGCCTGCTCCCGGAGACGGCGACCTGCCCGGTGTGCGGGGCGGCCCTGCGGCCGGTCGGCCCGCTCTGGCTCGGGGCGGTGAACGACCCCGGGACCATCGGGGCGATGATCGAGCGCCTCCCCACGATGGGCCTCGGGACAGAGACCTACCTCTCCCGCCTCCTCCCCCTCCTCGCGGAGGAACTCCCGACCGCGAGTTTCTACGACTACCACAAGGTCGCCCAGAGGCTGCGGGCCTCGCCGCCCGCGATCGACGTCGTGATCAACCGCCTGCGGGACGCGGGATACCAGGCGACGCGGACCCACTACGAGGGGACCGGGATCAGGACGGACGCACCGCTCTCCGTGCTCGAAGAGGCTATCACGCGGCGCAGGTGAGATTAGATCAGGGGAAATACCCCGGACCTGAGAACCTACGTTTTTTGACTTTTTTGGTCGTCCCACATAAGATAGGACAGGGGAAGTGCGAATACGAGATCTTGCAGGGAGATTACCATCTCACCCCTATCCTACTGGCAGGGTGCGAACGAAGTGAGCATGAGAAATACGGGAAAATCGAAGATTTTCCTGTTCCGGCAAATTTAGATTTTTCAAGCGGCAGTCCCCGGACAAGCCACTTCGGAACCGGATTGTACAGAACGCAAAAAAAGTGCATGACGGCCGGGCAGAGGGCCCGACCGGGATGATCCCTCAGAACCTGGTGACGATGGTGATGATGTCGCTGTCGGCGAGGGTGTGCTGGAGGCCGACACGCTGGGCGTCGTGCTTCACAGACTTGCCCCAGACCTTCGCATACCTGAACTTGTCCACGAAGTCGCGGTGGAGGCGGCG
This window of the Methanofollis ethanolicus genome carries:
- the mtnA gene encoding S-methyl-5-thioribose-1-phosphate isomerase, giving the protein MIPRTIERDGQAIVFIDQTLLPERLEVVACTDVERLAIAIRRLEVRGAPALGIAGAYGVALAAITSTETEYGPFVAEVAKAAASLRATRPTAVNLGWGIDRTMAALQATGTVHEAVEAAVREADTIAREDEGVCRALGKNGADLIPDGARILTHCNAGALACSTWGTALGVVRSTVESGKKISVTACETRPLLQGARLTAFELHEDRIPVRVITDSTAAFLMQRGEIDCVVVGADRITTDAVFNKIGTYMHAVCARHHGIPFYVAAPASTFDTGRRAKDVTIEERNGDEIATFNGRQTVPAGVPCTNFAFDRTPLDLVSAIVTERGVLRPPYDRMPDTGNI
- a CDS encoding bactofilin family protein, whose protein sequence is MKVYQRGNTYIAPKGSYFDGNVHIPGDFIVPPETHFWGRLDVDGCLELGPSSTVGGDVTCRSGVIGHGVRIGGSLTVGEDVTISDDVVLGSVSAVGDIILRPGVKVGGVRSEATVYVYGSISSEGLVGRNIKVIANQAQ
- a CDS encoding DUF3160 domain-containing protein, which translates into the protein MDRTALLALLLCAVALLAGCVTSPEAPQPETNFSAYPTPAPLAVNLSAPQYPLPLETVNVTNWQEVDAALSLGPGAEALLAAHGFVVVENPLGPGGADMVRPYAALKEEGVPVFVSTDSLLHLYHIQFDETMRAVEEERLYDDLYVLDSALLNISMETYEQSSGEAKEAARRNAVYFGVATSLLAPEAQQVGAGTGFEAGDVQRYGVAVPEEIRPDVEAELLLIRGHAGTDASPLFRYEEDYSQYLPRGHYTRSERLENYFLAMMWHGRMAFLLNGTLVTPEDARVQTIGAAQVSTALADDPALMERWDRIYEVTAFYTGYADDLGPRDYLAAMSALFGGPKTDLSQDQVAALQRELGTYRAPAIYGGTADCIAFTPEEARTCLNATQGFRFMGQRFLLDSYIFSELVYPYTGDFTSTGTPFTLHDGERSIPTALDVMALLGSERADAILDENGDSRYEHYDAIAGRLAGELPQNESAWNRNLAIGWLYTLQPLLAGFGEGYPTFMQTTAWQEKELATSLASWTELRHDTILYAKQSYTMGKGMAYRPPEQEVAGYVEPVPALYHRLLTLTAMTREGLDDLGALDETSGSRLRSLEDVLARLEAISVKELEGEALTPDDEAFIRGVAASLDQLVAGVDEDGMTTAVVADVHTDPGNNIVLEEGVGYVDLIVVACPDPDGRPFLAAGPVFSYYEFTVPLSGRLTDEAWQEMLETDPPARPGWTAGYAAVRR
- a CDS encoding geranylgeranylglycerol-phosphate geranylgeranyltransferase: MHGYVSITRPANSVVAGLAGVLGYLIATGTVTPESAALIGIVALVTAAGNVINDYCDAEIDAVNRPDRPIPAGKVSRRGALIYAALLFAAGNLLALTTNLSCLAIALFNSALLVLYATRLKGMPFVGNLAVAYLSASIFLFGGALAGPDGLAANLPVAGVTFLAMVAREVLKDAEDVEGDAAGGARTLPMVLGIPRTIALAFAFAAAAMVLSMLPVFRWWGLPYLLAIGLLNAAVLLGAAGVRGCTTPACIRSSRVTSTLKKGMFLSLLIFTAAAVLL
- a CDS encoding tRNA (guanine(10)-N(2))-dimethyltransferase, translated to MEKVPVTEGRTTFFAPVQDENAAFPPGSAPIFYNRRMEANRDATVLYLSVMQPSDYLDAMGAMGARGLRVAHEVGIPVTVNDISPAAAAEIRENADRVGGEIEVTCMDANALMSTRRFDAVDLDPFGTPAPFTDAACRSAKRFLCVTATDTAPLCGAHLKAGMRRYFARPMNTEYHREVGLRILLGFVAREMVKYDRGITPIFCFAHEHFVRLHLRVWGRVKNADQTMARIGYVMQCPHCFYREEQAGLLPETATCPVCGAALRPVGPLWLGAVNDPGTIGAMIERLPTMGLGTETYLSRLLPLLAEELPTASFYDYHKVAQRLRASPPAIDVVINRLRDAGYQATRTHYEGTGIRTDAPLSVLEEAITRRR
- a CDS encoding phosphopantetheine adenylyltransferase is translated as MKIMVGGTFSPLHAGHKKLISRSFELAGPDGTVIIGLSSPTFAGRKTHPVLSYEERRAALEKYVRSLGTTTRWEVEELNDRYGSALDADFDILVVSEETLPVALEINKLRRAKGKRMVEIHQIACVLAEDNRWISSTRIIRGEIDEAGHLMR
- a CDS encoding DUF116 domain-containing protein, which codes for MFFTASLWNDLMMLIGEITVFLIVGMLIGSVLVMIVAGLSIQSGQFYFPRLMKSGMVLLEGVIKGICKFFGFDDKELIQFSIRLNNMMNTKRFAETPPEKRVIYLPQCLRSSRCPAHLTPEGLICQRCGQCEIGREIDRYEAMGYRVFIAPGSTLIKRMMKKYQPEAIVGVGCLMEIKEGLELCDRAGVIGMGVVTMKDGCIETALNWDDLHEIAAIGVTAPDSQ
- a CDS encoding CoB--CoM heterodisulfide reductase iron-sulfur subunit A family protein — encoded protein: MAEVVVIGGGIAGIQAALDLANHGVRVHLVEKEPAIGGHMAQLDKTFPTNDCSMCILSPKMVEVERHPGIVLHTCTEVTGIEGEVGTFTVHLRRHPRYVDEERCNGCGDCTAVCPVEVYNRFDAGIGVRKAIYRPMPQAVPNVTIRDADHCIDCGLCYEACGRDAVLHDDEDREEDFELPAASVVVTTGYATFDPAGKRNLRYLQVPDVVTSLQFERMINASGPTGGEVRRLSNGAVPRSVAFLQCVGSRDMQADRPYCSCVCCMAAMKNAMLIKEHHPEVEVTILYMDVRAYGKGYEEYFNRAEAMGVRFLRGLPGEIAQTDGGLEMQVENTETGAVELLKPDLVVLSVGMEPPKGMEEIAENLGITLEETGFVHTRDEKMNSVATIRPGIYVAGTAAAPKDIPDSVAMAGAAAMRAYTDVLKAGP
- a CDS encoding gamma carbonic anhydrase family protein; amino-acid sequence: MNHTLRIGDEVFIAENATLLGDVTIGDRSGVWFGAVLRGDRDRIVVGADSNVQDNATVHGSTGHPTLIGDRVSIGHGAIVHGCTISDEVLVGMGAIVMNGAVVGEGSIIGAGAVVTEGKVIPPGSVVLGVPGKIVKEVDEAQREHIRENAKVYVEMAGRYRRG